A single Acidobacteriota bacterium DNA region contains:
- a CDS encoding carboxypeptidase regulatory-like domain-containing protein yields the protein MKHRGTTGSRALAPAARVPRITLSGVLIAFICAAAWGQSIERGSITGTITDPNGDRMPGVNVTLTSGELGATSDTMTDANGRYRFVALLPSTYTVAASIEGFSTAQQEDIELTVGKTLSVDLTMQLGSVEDIIIVEGSPLIDVRSSTLVTTELNNEILMEVPTQRSIRGVVQLAPGVHSQNADGRQPSAYGSPGMGVQFSIDGVVINSPEAGESEVPLGFFSVEDVTVLGAGASAEYGGYSGVIVNVTTKQGSNDLNGLVDLQLADNDWQSQNTNDPDLQRSGSDRSDTEVHFDIGGPVQRDKAWFFASFKYRQEDSKASGDHVNAPTYERPRYLGKINWTPTQEKIFSGMLEYSTRDQAYQGADEGDFIAPGATVSLEGTQYLFNFNYTDMLSQNTLLDLKFGGYHQRQAETPDGGDTPARYDIYEDRLTENWWGPFNANRERYQLIASVSHFTDDFIRGEHDFKFGVELQNTLVNTLNQYAGGKFYEDYAGENYILFESTGYDTYADTDKIVGYVQDSWGINDRVRLNLGLRANYWRGAVESDVNGVRFDQGSVFTPELGIAPRIGLNINLGDDNDSVLKAHWGRYYHQVISLFYSRLAPESNVTGYIWNADDEVWEHDFTEGRGPGQWTIDDNLGVPYMHALDVGWEQVLTRTVSLDITATYRTNHQFLDGVNLTGEFEPTRYTDPDSGRTFNVFNQTNEGENRYYFTNVNHCQDYGQAYKEITCFRKVRKYAGITASLARRWRNNWQMQASWTYGEARGSDNNGWYEFLEGRGSQLGSSTFFRDPNDQINAYGNLTIDPTHLIKVLGNARLPGGVVVGGYLSYFSGNTYNQLIRVEDVDQTSDIYGYPAGSFRLDDGINLDLRVEKDFNIGSNRRLGVGIDVFNVGNADTVIEAEQTLNSDRPFGAPRRLIRGRVWRIGARFHF from the coding sequence ATGAAGCACCGCGGAACCACCGGTTCTCGCGCTCTTGCCCCGGCGGCAAGAGTCCCACGGATCACCCTGTCGGGGGTACTCATCGCCTTCATCTGCGCGGCCGCATGGGGCCAGTCGATCGAGCGCGGCTCGATCACCGGCACCATCACGGACCCCAACGGCGACCGCATGCCCGGCGTCAACGTCACTCTCACGTCGGGAGAACTCGGCGCGACCAGCGACACGATGACGGACGCGAACGGCCGCTACCGCTTCGTCGCTCTGCTGCCGTCCACCTACACCGTGGCGGCCTCCATCGAGGGCTTCTCGACCGCGCAGCAGGAAGACATCGAACTCACGGTCGGCAAGACCCTGAGCGTCGACCTGACGATGCAGTTGGGGAGCGTCGAGGACATCATCATCGTCGAGGGCTCGCCGCTCATCGACGTCCGCAGTTCGACGCTTGTGACGACGGAACTCAACAACGAGATCCTGATGGAGGTGCCGACCCAGCGCAGCATCCGCGGCGTCGTGCAGTTGGCTCCCGGCGTCCACTCCCAGAACGCGGACGGAAGGCAACCTTCAGCCTATGGCTCACCCGGCATGGGCGTCCAGTTCTCGATCGACGGCGTCGTCATCAACAGCCCGGAGGCGGGCGAGAGCGAGGTGCCTCTCGGCTTCTTCTCAGTCGAGGACGTCACCGTCCTCGGCGCCGGCGCCTCGGCCGAGTACGGCGGCTACAGCGGCGTGATCGTCAACGTGACGACGAAGCAGGGCTCGAACGACCTGAACGGTCTGGTCGACCTGCAACTTGCCGACAACGACTGGCAGTCCCAGAACACGAACGACCCCGATCTGCAGCGCAGCGGCAGCGACCGCTCGGACACGGAAGTCCACTTCGACATCGGCGGACCGGTGCAGCGCGACAAGGCGTGGTTCTTCGCCTCGTTCAAGTACCGCCAGGAGGACTCGAAGGCCAGCGGGGACCATGTCAACGCCCCGACCTACGAGAGGCCCCGCTACCTCGGCAAGATCAACTGGACGCCGACACAGGAGAAGATCTTCAGCGGCATGCTCGAGTACAGCACCCGCGACCAGGCCTACCAGGGCGCGGACGAGGGTGACTTCATCGCCCCCGGAGCCACCGTCAGCCTGGAGGGGACCCAGTACCTGTTCAACTTCAACTACACGGACATGCTGTCCCAGAACACGCTGCTCGATCTGAAGTTCGGCGGCTATCACCAGCGTCAGGCCGAGACGCCCGACGGCGGCGATACACCCGCCCGCTACGACATCTATGAAGACCGCCTTACCGAGAACTGGTGGGGGCCCTTCAATGCCAACCGGGAGCGCTACCAGCTCATTGCCTCGGTCAGCCACTTCACGGATGACTTCATCCGCGGCGAGCACGACTTCAAGTTCGGCGTCGAGCTGCAGAACACGCTGGTCAACACGCTCAACCAGTACGCGGGCGGCAAGTTCTACGAGGACTACGCCGGCGAGAACTACATCCTCTTCGAGAGCACCGGCTACGACACCTATGCCGACACCGACAAGATCGTCGGCTACGTGCAGGACTCCTGGGGAATCAACGACCGGGTGAGGCTGAACCTCGGCCTGCGGGCCAACTACTGGCGCGGGGCCGTCGAGTCGGACGTGAACGGCGTCCGCTTCGATCAGGGCAGCGTGTTCACGCCCGAACTCGGGATCGCGCCGCGCATCGGACTGAACATCAACCTCGGAGACGACAACGACTCCGTGCTGAAGGCGCACTGGGGGCGCTACTACCACCAGGTCATCTCGCTGTTCTACAGCCGGCTGGCACCCGAGAGCAACGTGACGGGCTACATCTGGAACGCCGACGACGAGGTCTGGGAGCACGACTTCACCGAAGGGCGAGGTCCCGGCCAGTGGACGATCGACGACAACCTCGGCGTGCCCTACATGCACGCCCTGGACGTCGGCTGGGAGCAGGTCCTCACGCGTACCGTCTCGCTCGACATCACGGCGACCTATCGGACGAACCACCAGTTCCTGGACGGCGTGAACCTCACCGGCGAGTTCGAACCCACGCGGTACACGGATCCCGACAGCGGACGGACCTTCAACGTCTTCAACCAGACGAACGAAGGCGAGAACCGGTACTACTTCACGAACGTCAACCACTGCCAGGACTACGGGCAGGCGTACAAGGAGATCACCTGCTTCAGGAAGGTCCGCAAGTACGCCGGGATCACGGCAAGCCTCGCCAGGCGGTGGCGCAACAACTGGCAGATGCAGGCTTCGTGGACCTACGGTGAGGCAAGAGGCAGCGACAACAACGGATGGTACGAGTTCCTGGAGGGAAGAGGCTCCCAGCTCGGCAGTTCGACCTTCTTCAGGGACCCGAACGACCAGATCAACGCCTACGGCAATCTGACGATCGATCCAACGCACCTGATCAAGGTTCTGGGCAACGCCCGACTCCCGGGCGGGGTCGTCGTGGGCGGCTACCTCTCCTACTTCTCGGGCAACACCTATAACCAGCTCATCAGGGTGGAAGACGTCGATCAGACTTCGGACATCTACGGCTACCCGGCGGGCTCCTTCCGTCTCGACGACGGCATCAACCTCGATCTGAGGGTGGAGAAGGACTTCAACATCGGCAGTAACCGCAGGCTCGGCGTCGGCATCGATGTCTTCAACGTCGGCAACGCCGACACGGTCATCGAAGCCGAACAGACCCTGAACAGCGACCGGCCCTTCGGCGCCCCGAGGCGGCTCATACGCGGTCGGGTCTGGCGAATCGGGGCGCGCTTCCACTTCTAG
- a CDS encoding sulfatase-like hydrolase/transferase: MGSERPRREETSELTAGRAKRNVPIRWIGLAVALAVAAVVVVGVGIRLLSGGEVVAPSGHVLGRLPAGVGPGDLSLLLITLDTTRADRIGAYGFADIETPHMDRLAAEGVLFEQAEAVAPLTLPAHSSIFTGQFPPAHGVRDNGAFYLGDEHVVLAEILRDEGLRTGGFVAAFVLDAKWGIAQGFDHYFDDFDLSDTVRLALNEIERPAGEVTDAALTWLDEAPEARFFSWVHFYDPHSPYEPPEPFAERYRNRPYIGEIAYVDSQVGRLLDWLDENGRADDTVVIVIGDHGESLGEHGESGHGFFVYEGATRVPFILRAPYDTMRGRRIGDVVRAVDVFPTVLDLLAVDAGQAERDSSFEGASIVRLLTGASGPRLPAYAEAVYPRYHYGWSDLAALRVENMKYVAAPRPELYDLAVDPDEQNNLYSARPDEADRMASMLQSLESRWADVARPAAIEEIDPETRARLAALGYLASFGGSTDESVDRALLADPKDRIHLFNLMRDAREASLKGNRPAAVEALERVLLEDPSVIDAWVRLGDEQMRGDDTGAAIESYRRAIELKPDYAHAVINLANAYRRTGAAEEAILGYQEFLRLDPRNAIIHYELARMLVASGDLEGADGHLREAAALSPEMGAAVVSQGAVALLRSDLEAAQRLFEEALAIQPDVRLAHFNLALLAEERGDPRAAADFYRRELDVHPQSYRVQFNLGRLLDNLGDRYGATAALEQSIEINPEFAIGHFFLAKSLVDRNEELERAMELARTGLELDPGSDMAPMGHYLLADIFTRLGQPEEARRELASARALEGRG, from the coding sequence ATGGGCAGCGAACGACCCCGCCGGGAGGAAACCAGCGAGTTGACCGCTGGCCGGGCGAAACGGAACGTGCCGATCCGCTGGATCGGGCTAGCTGTGGCCCTGGCCGTTGCCGCTGTTGTGGTGGTCGGTGTGGGGATCCGTCTACTGTCCGGCGGGGAGGTCGTTGCGCCGTCGGGGCACGTGCTGGGTCGGCTCCCGGCCGGGGTCGGGCCCGGTGACCTGAGCCTTCTGCTCATCACGCTGGACACGACCCGGGCGGATCGCATCGGGGCCTACGGGTTCGCTGACATCGAGACGCCGCACATGGACCGGCTGGCGGCGGAGGGGGTGCTGTTCGAGCAGGCGGAGGCGGTGGCGCCGCTGACCTTGCCGGCGCATTCGTCGATCTTCACCGGACAGTTCCCGCCGGCTCACGGGGTCAGGGACAACGGCGCCTTCTACCTGGGCGACGAGCACGTCGTTCTGGCCGAGATCCTGAGGGACGAGGGGCTGCGTACCGGCGGTTTCGTGGCGGCGTTCGTGCTAGACGCGAAGTGGGGGATAGCCCAGGGCTTCGACCACTACTTCGACGACTTCGACCTGAGCGACACCGTGCGGCTGGCGCTGAACGAGATCGAGCGGCCGGCGGGCGAGGTCACGGACGCCGCGTTGACATGGCTCGACGAGGCCCCGGAGGCGCGCTTCTTCTCCTGGGTCCACTTCTACGATCCGCACTCGCCCTACGAACCGCCGGAACCGTTCGCCGAGCGCTACCGGAACCGTCCATACATCGGCGAGATCGCCTACGTCGACTCGCAGGTCGGCCGGTTGCTGGACTGGCTCGACGAGAACGGGCGCGCCGACGACACCGTCGTCATCGTGATCGGAGACCACGGTGAGAGTCTCGGCGAGCACGGCGAATCCGGCCACGGCTTCTTCGTCTACGAGGGGGCGACGCGGGTTCCCTTCATCCTTCGCGCGCCCTACGACACGATGCGGGGCCGCAGGATCGGCGATGTGGTCAGGGCGGTCGATGTCTTCCCGACCGTCCTCGACCTGCTGGCGGTCGACGCGGGCCAGGCGGAGCGGGATTCCTCCTTCGAAGGCGCAAGCATCGTCCGGCTCCTGACCGGCGCCTCCGGGCCACGGCTGCCGGCTTACGCGGAAGCCGTCTATCCGCGCTATCACTACGGCTGGAGCGACCTCGCCGCGCTGCGAGTCGAGAACATGAAGTACGTCGCCGCGCCCCGGCCCGAGCTGTACGACCTGGCGGTCGACCCGGACGAGCAGAACAACCTGTACTCGGCGCGGCCCGACGAGGCGGACCGGATGGCCTCCATGCTCCAGTCCCTCGAGTCGCGATGGGCCGACGTGGCACGGCCGGCGGCGATTGAGGAGATCGATCCGGAGACCCGCGCGCGGCTCGCCGCCCTCGGCTATCTGGCCAGTTTCGGCGGCAGTACCGACGAGAGCGTGGACCGGGCCCTGCTCGCCGACCCCAAGGACCGGATCCATCTCTTCAACCTGATGCGCGACGCGCGCGAGGCTTCGCTCAAGGGAAACCGGCCGGCGGCCGTCGAAGCCCTCGAACGGGTGCTGCTCGAGGACCCGTCGGTGATCGACGCCTGGGTCCGGCTGGGCGACGAGCAGATGCGCGGCGACGACACCGGCGCCGCGATCGAGAGCTACCGGAGAGCCATCGAACTGAAGCCCGACTACGCCCACGCCGTGATCAACCTCGCCAACGCCTACCGCCGGACCGGCGCGGCGGAGGAGGCGATCCTCGGCTACCAGGAGTTCCTGCGCCTCGATCCCCGCAACGCGATCATCCACTACGAACTGGCGCGGATGCTCGTGGCCAGCGGCGACCTGGAGGGCGCCGACGGACACCTCCGGGAGGCCGCCGCCCTGTCACCTGAGATGGGCGCCGCGGTCGTCAGCCAGGGCGCCGTGGCCCTGCTGCGGTCCGACCTCGAAGCCGCGCAACGGCTGTTCGAGGAGGCGCTGGCGATCCAGCCGGACGTGCGCCTCGCCCACTTCAACCTCGCCCTGCTGGCCGAAGAGCGCGGCGATCCGCGGGCGGCCGCCGACTTCTACCGTCGCGAACTCGACGTCCATCCGCAGTCCTACCGGGTCCAGTTCAACCTCGGCCGGCTGCTGGACAACCTCGGCGACCGCTACGGGGCGACCGCGGCGCTCGAGCAATCGATCGAGATCAACCCCGAGTTCGCCATCGGCCACTTCTTCCTGGCCAAATCCCTCGTCGACCGCAACGAAGAGCTGGAGCGCGCGATGGAACTGGCGCGAACCGGCCTGGAACTCGACCCCGGCTCCGACATGGCGCCCATGGGCCACTACCTGCTCGCCGACATCTTCACCCGCCTTGGCCAACCGGAAGAGGCACGACGTGAACTCGCATCGGCCCGAGCCCTGGAAGGCCGGGGTTGA
- a CDS encoding TRAP transporter small permease: protein MKRLGAALRGLLRHPLEVAVCTILVALVAVTFSQVVFRYVLQASLSWSEELARFLLMWLAALATAYAMKTGAHFALHFVVDRTPPAAQRVIGSAVALSAAAFLVVFAYQSLRFAIEVHDMLAPATRMSMAVPYSSAFVGSTLALYYVLVNWRRELRGRPEAPAE, encoded by the coding sequence TTGAAGCGCCTCGGCGCAGCGCTCCGCGGCTTGCTTCGCCACCCGCTCGAGGTGGCGGTGTGCACGATCCTGGTGGCGCTGGTCGCGGTGACGTTCTCCCAGGTCGTCTTCCGCTACGTCCTGCAGGCGTCGCTCTCCTGGTCGGAGGAGCTTGCCCGCTTCCTCCTGATGTGGCTGGCCGCGCTCGCCACGGCCTACGCGATGAAGACGGGCGCCCACTTCGCGCTCCACTTCGTTGTCGATCGAACGCCGCCGGCCGCTCAGCGCGTGATCGGGTCCGCGGTCGCCCTCAGCGCGGCAGCGTTCCTGGTCGTCTTCGCCTACCAGTCGCTCCGTTTCGCGATCGAGGTGCACGACATGCTCGCGCCGGCGACGCGCATGTCGATGGCGGTGCCGTACTCGTCCGCCTTCGTCGGCAGCACGCTGGCCCTCTACTACGTGCTCGTGAACTGGCGCCGGGAGCTTCGGGGACGGCCCGAGGCGCCGGCGGAGTAG
- a CDS encoding TRAP transporter substrate-binding protein produces MSSWLRRHAAALALGVLALLAGCRASDGVTVLKVAHNGPVGHPFQAGFEEFSRVLEDRTGGAVQVQIFENEQLGTEEEATLMVKLGALAASAASAGGGIAAFVPEAEIFNFPFIFQDLDHFYRVIDGPVGERVAARIEEELDVVVLGYWFAGRRNAWNAERPIVTPDDFEGLKIRVIPTPILVDTFNALGAQATPMSFGELYSALEQGVVDGAETDHVDLYGERFYEVTKYVSYTRHLYLAVALIFSRKLYDEMPPDVQAAVLDAGRASVQVEREAMASMTAAALVELEKLGLEFNEIDRGLFEERVRQVYVDNAARVGGLEAIEEVARQ; encoded by the coding sequence ATGAGTAGCTGGTTGCGCCGGCATGCCGCAGCCCTCGCCCTCGGCGTACTCGCCCTCCTCGCCGGCTGCCGCGCCAGCGACGGCGTCACCGTACTCAAGGTCGCACACAACGGCCCGGTCGGACACCCGTTCCAGGCCGGCTTCGAGGAGTTCAGCCGGGTCCTGGAAGACCGTACCGGCGGCGCGGTCCAGGTGCAGATCTTCGAGAACGAGCAACTGGGCACCGAGGAGGAGGCGACCCTGATGGTCAAGCTGGGAGCGCTTGCCGCCTCGGCCGCCAGCGCCGGCGGCGGCATCGCCGCCTTCGTGCCGGAAGCCGAGATCTTCAACTTCCCGTTCATCTTCCAGGACCTCGACCACTTCTACCGGGTGATCGACGGCCCGGTCGGCGAGCGGGTCGCCGCTCGCATCGAGGAGGAACTCGACGTCGTCGTCCTCGGCTACTGGTTCGCCGGCCGGCGCAACGCCTGGAACGCGGAAAGGCCGATCGTCACGCCGGACGACTTCGAGGGGCTGAAGATCCGGGTCATCCCGACCCCGATCCTTGTCGACACCTTCAACGCCCTCGGCGCCCAGGCGACGCCGATGTCGTTCGGCGAGCTCTATTCGGCGCTGGAACAGGGCGTCGTCGACGGCGCCGAGACGGACCACGTCGACCTCTACGGTGAGCGTTTCTACGAGGTCACGAAGTACGTGTCCTACACGCGGCACCTCTATCTGGCCGTCGCGCTGATCTTCAGCCGAAAGCTCTACGACGAAATGCCTCCGGACGTTCAGGCGGCCGTCCTCGACGCCGGCAGGGCCTCGGTCCAGGTCGAGCGGGAGGCGATGGCGTCGATGACCGCGGCGGCCCTGGTCGAGCTGGAGAAGCTCGGTCTCGAGTTCAACGAGATCGACCGCGGCCTGTTCGAGGAAAGAGTGCGTCAGGTCTACGTCGACAACGCGGCCCGGGTCGGCGGGCTCGAGGCGATCGAGGAGGTTGCCAGGCAGTAG
- a CDS encoding TRAP transporter large permease, which translates to MGILVILTLVAALLLGVPVAIALALAAMVGLLYSSPEFLIVLPQKFLAGLDSFPLLAVPLFVLAGALISHGGMARRIVDLAMQFVGRLPGGLGLVVILSTMLFSGISGSPSANTAAIGSVALPAMRQRQYPPAFATAVFASAGGVSTLVPPAIDLIIIGVVSGMSIGALFAAGITPAIVLGLALMGLTYIKALDLNLPLEAKASWPQRLRVIRNGILPLFMIVIILGGIYGGVFTPTEASAVAVVYGALVSFFVYRELKLEDVPKVLLQTASLSGVVLFVLGTASMFSFVLTFERLPHLLAEGISTHAPNWIVFILFVHLIFLFLGMVMDALPPIIILMPILLPAAIALGMDPLHFGILVAANVGIGMISPPVGICLYVACGISKTPIEKVTPKLLPFLALLLTMLVVLTFVPEATLWLPEALGYE; encoded by the coding sequence ATGGGCATTCTGGTCATCCTGACCCTGGTGGCGGCGCTGCTGCTCGGCGTACCGGTGGCCATCGCGCTGGCCCTCGCGGCCATGGTCGGCCTGCTCTACAGCTCGCCCGAGTTCCTGATCGTGTTGCCGCAGAAGTTCCTGGCCGGCCTGGATTCCTTCCCGCTGCTCGCGGTGCCCCTGTTCGTGCTCGCCGGAGCGCTCATCTCCCACGGCGGCATGGCGCGCAGGATCGTCGACCTGGCGATGCAGTTCGTGGGCCGCCTGCCGGGCGGCCTCGGCCTGGTCGTCATCCTGTCGACGATGCTGTTCTCCGGCATCTCCGGATCGCCGAGCGCGAACACGGCCGCCATCGGCTCCGTCGCCCTGCCTGCCATGCGGCAGCGGCAGTACCCGCCGGCGTTCGCAACCGCCGTCTTCGCCTCGGCCGGCGGCGTCTCGACCCTGGTGCCGCCCGCGATCGACCTGATCATCATCGGCGTCGTCTCGGGGATGTCGATCGGGGCCCTGTTCGCGGCCGGCATCACGCCAGCGATCGTGCTGGGTCTGGCCCTCATGGGGCTGACCTACATCAAGGCCCTCGACCTCAACCTGCCGCTCGAGGCGAAGGCGTCCTGGCCCCAGCGCCTCCGCGTGATCCGCAACGGCATCCTGCCACTGTTCATGATCGTCATCATCCTCGGCGGTATCTACGGCGGCGTGTTCACGCCCACCGAGGCCTCCGCCGTCGCTGTCGTCTACGGCGCCCTGGTGTCCTTCTTCGTCTACCGGGAACTGAAGCTCGAGGACGTCCCGAAGGTCCTGCTGCAGACCGCCTCGCTCTCCGGTGTCGTCCTGTTCGTGCTGGGGACCGCGTCGATGTTCTCCTTCGTCCTTACGTTCGAGCGCCTGCCTCATCTGCTGGCGGAAGGGATTTCGACCCACGCTCCGAACTGGATCGTCTTCATCCTCTTCGTCCACCTGATCTTCCTCTTTCTCGGCATGGTCATGGACGCCCTGCCGCCGATCATCATCCTGATGCCCATCCTGCTGCCGGCGGCTATCGCCCTCGGCATGGATCCGCTCCACTTCGGCATCCTGGTCGCGGCCAACGTCGGCATCGGGATGATCTCGCCGCCGGTCGGCATCTGCCTGTACGTCGCCTGCGGCATCTCGAAGACGCCGATCGAGAAGGTAACGCCCAAACTGCTGCCCTTCCTCGCGTTGCTGCTCACGATGCTTGTCGTGCTTACCTTCGTGCCGGAGGCCACGCTGTGGCTGCCGGAGGCCCTCGGCTATGAGTAG
- a CDS encoding SDR family oxidoreductase, which yields MSEDRVMVVTGASSGLGAEVCEHFALKGYRVVMSYLIEPEAQATYDRIAASVGSTERLMKVQADVANREQVRAMFDAVIERFGQVDVLINFAGINRDAPFTELTDDMWDSVVSAHLRGHFVCGQEFVFHNPDRPGVIINLGAACGQIGRKNGANFCSAKGGVIALTKCMAQELSPRIRVNCLVPGSVRTREVIDRYDLETEEGLAKELATLPMGRLGEFEDITRMVDCMIGSEFTTGATFYANGGQYMH from the coding sequence ATGAGCGAAGACAGAGTCATGGTCGTCACCGGCGCGTCGAGCGGCCTGGGAGCCGAGGTCTGCGAACACTTTGCGCTGAAGGGCTACCGCGTGGTGATGAGCTACCTGATCGAGCCCGAAGCGCAGGCGACCTATGACCGCATCGCGGCCAGCGTGGGCAGCACCGAGCGGCTGATGAAGGTCCAGGCCGATGTAGCGAACCGGGAACAGGTGCGCGCGATGTTCGACGCCGTGATCGAGCGGTTCGGCCAGGTCGACGTCCTGATCAACTTCGCCGGCATCAACCGCGACGCGCCCTTCACGGAGTTGACCGATGACATGTGGGACTCGGTCGTCTCCGCGCATCTTCGCGGCCACTTCGTCTGCGGCCAGGAGTTCGTGTTCCACAACCCCGACCGCCCGGGCGTGATCATCAACCTGGGCGCCGCCTGCGGCCAGATCGGGCGCAAGAACGGAGCGAACTTCTGCAGCGCCAAGGGCGGCGTGATCGCGCTGACCAAGTGCATGGCGCAGGAGCTCTCGCCCCGGATCCGCGTCAACTGCCTGGTGCCCGGATCGGTGAGGACGCGCGAGGTCATCGATCGCTACGACCTCGAAACAGAGGAGGGTCTGGCGAAGGAACTCGCCACCCTGCCGATGGGACGGCTCGGTGAATTCGAGGACATCACCCGGATGGTCGACTGCATGATCGGCTCCGAGTTCACGACCGGCGCCACCTTCTACGCCAACGGCGGCCAGTACATGCATTGA
- a CDS encoding CRTAC1 family protein has product MNSHRPEPWKAGVERPPMGVESSAKPTTALWVRGSSDRHQARCREAASAYLALPLILLLTACTPPTDTDPASTTEPAIFIDAAPAANLDFVYFNGMSGEHYFNEIMGGGAALFDFDNDGDLDLYLLQGRMIGPDLTLEDALFPPPPGTALTDRLYRNDLEPGGGGDLSFTNVTETSRIEAAGYGMGVATGDFDNDGWTDLYVTNFGSNQLLRNRGDGTFDDVTAASGADDPRWSVAATFFDLDRDGWLDLYVGNYVDYSLADNTPCPLPSGVLTYCAPGAYPPAADSLFRNRGDGTFEDVSAASGIGNEPGSGLGAVAADFNGDRWIDLYVANDLMWNRLWINRGDGTFADNALLAGVAVNSDGQPEAGMGVDAGDFDGDGDPDIVLSHLEQETNTLYVNGGAGLFRDQSASSRLGPPSLPFTAFGIGWIDYDNDSRLDLLVVNGAVIGMDALIREGDPYPLRQTDQLFHNLGHATFADVTAEAGPVFESSEVSRAAAFGDVDNDGDLDVVVVNSNGPTRLLLNQVGQDRSWLGLRLVAHNRDALGAHVTIHRPGATPIWRHVHTDGSYASARDPRVLVGLGAGASGAVTRVEVRWPDGAGETWAGVRVGEYQTLFQGEGEAVDRQR; this is encoded by the coding sequence GTGAACTCGCATCGGCCCGAGCCCTGGAAGGCCGGGGTTGAGCGCCCTCCCATGGGCGTAGAGAGTTCCGCCAAGCCGACGACCGCTCTCTGGGTGCGCGGGTCCTCTGACCGGCATCAAGCGCGATGCCGCGAAGCGGCGAGCGCGTACCTTGCCCTCCCGCTGATCCTCCTCCTCACTGCCTGCACCCCACCCACCGACACCGACCCCGCCTCCACCACCGAACCCGCCATCTTCATCGACGCCGCCCCTGCCGCGAACCTCGACTTCGTCTACTTCAACGGCATGTCGGGCGAGCACTACTTCAACGAGATCATGGGCGGCGGCGCCGCCCTGTTCGATTTCGACAACGACGGCGACCTGGACCTCTACCTCCTCCAGGGCCGGATGATCGGCCCCGATCTCACGCTCGAGGACGCCTTGTTCCCGCCGCCTCCCGGCACGGCCCTCACCGACCGCCTCTACCGCAACGACCTGGAACCCGGCGGCGGCGGCGACCTCAGTTTCACCAACGTCACCGAGACAAGCCGGATCGAAGCCGCCGGCTACGGCATGGGCGTCGCCACTGGCGACTTCGACAACGACGGCTGGACGGACCTCTACGTCACGAACTTCGGCTCCAACCAGTTGCTGCGAAACCGCGGCGACGGCACGTTCGACGACGTCACGGCCGCCTCGGGCGCCGACGATCCCCGCTGGTCCGTCGCCGCCACGTTCTTCGATCTCGACCGAGACGGCTGGCTGGACCTCTACGTCGGCAACTACGTCGACTACTCGCTGGCGGACAACACGCCGTGCCCGCTCCCGAGCGGGGTTCTGACCTACTGCGCCCCCGGCGCCTACCCGCCGGCGGCCGACAGCCTGTTCCGCAACCGGGGCGACGGCACCTTCGAGGACGTGTCCGCGGCCTCCGGGATCGGCAACGAGCCGGGTTCCGGCCTCGGCGCGGTTGCCGCCGACTTCAACGGCGACCGCTGGATCGACCTCTACGTGGCGAACGACCTGATGTGGAACCGGCTATGGATCAACCGGGGCGACGGCACCTTCGCCGACAACGCCCTGCTGGCCGGAGTCGCCGTCAACAGCGACGGCCAGCCCGAGGCCGGCATGGGCGTCGACGCAGGGGACTTCGACGGCGACGGCGACCCGGACATCGTCCTCAGCCACCTGGAACAGGAGACGAACACCCTCTACGTCAACGGCGGCGCCGGCCTGTTCCGCGACCAGTCGGCGTCATCCCGGCTCGGGCCGCCGAGCCTGCCGTTCACCGCGTTCGGCATCGGCTGGATCGACTACGACAACGACTCCCGGCTCGACCTGCTCGTCGTCAACGGCGCCGTGATCGGCATGGACGCGTTGATCCGGGAGGGTGACCCCTATCCGCTGCGGCAGACGGACCAGCTCTTCCACAACCTCGGCCACGCCACCTTCGCGGACGTCACGGCCGAGGCCGGGCCGGTCTTCGAGTCGTCCGAAGTCAGCCGTGCCGCCGCCTTCGGTGACGTCGACAACGACGGCGACCTGGACGTCGTCGTCGTCAACAGCAACGGGCCAACCCGCCTGCTCCTGAACCAGGTCGGCCAGGATCGGTCGTGGCTGGGTTTGAGGCTCGTCGCTCACAACCGCGACGCGCTGGGCGCTCACGTCACGATCCACCGGCCAGGCGCAACGCCGATCTGGCGCCACGTCCACACCGACGGCAGCTACGCCTCGGCCAGAGACCCTCGGGTGCTCGTCGGGCTGGGCGCTGGCGCGTCCGGCGCCGTCACCCGCGTCGAAGTCCGCTGGCCAGACGGCGCAGGCGAGACGTGGGCCGGCGTACGCGTCGGTGAGTATCAGACCCTGTTCCAGGGCGAAGGAGAAGCAGTCGACCGGCAGCGGTGA